GATGCCGGCGTTCGCCGAGCAGTTCGGGCAGGCGAGCAGGCGGCCGTCCATCCCGGCGAACACGCGAGCGAACTCCCGCGAGACGTGTTCACCACAGTAATCGCAACGTGGCATGTGTATCCGACGCACGGTCGGTATCCTGTCCTACGGCAGGCAACGATTTACGCCTTCCCCCGCACACTCTCCACCTCACACCTCTCTCACTCTTCGCACCTCTCCGAACACTCGGACCGATCCCGTGATTTTGCTGCCCTTTCTCCTCTCCGCGAGGAGATGTCGACGAAACCGGCGGCGGGCGTCGGGGTCGACCCGCTGACCGCCGGCGAGCGCTCGCCCGCCGAACCGTGGTCGTTCGACCAGGGGTCACCTCCCACTTTCGGCCCCGAACCCGCCGCAGACGGCCGGTAGACCGTGTCTTTATGGGAAGCCTTATTAACGGGGGAGGAAAAAACGAAGTTGTATGGCAGACCTCATCGTCAAAGCGGCTGTCAAGGAAGCGCTCAGTGACAAGAACGTTGCGTCGGACTTCTACGATGCTCTCGACGAAGAGGTCGAGGAGCTCCTCGAAGACGCCGCGCGCCGCGCCGAAGCGAACGGTCGCAAGACCGTCCAGCCGCGCGACCTGTAATCCGGTAGCTCTCCACCCGTTTTTTGCGACGCCACGCCCCGTAGCGACGCCTACAGCGCCCGAACCCGGACGCCGTCGTCGTCGCCGACGTGCACCTCGTCCGTCAGCCCCACGAACAGCCCGTGCTCGACGACGCCCGGCAGGCCCGCGAGGGCCGTCGCGAGTCCCGCGGGGTCGTCGATAGCACCGAAGTCGCAGTCGAGCACGAGGTTCCCGTTGTCCGTCACCACCGGGCCGTCCTTCCGCGTTGCCGCCCGCAGTACCGGGTCGCCGCCGAGCGCCTCGACGCTCGCCGACACCGTCGTCCGCGCGTCCGGCAACACCTCCACCGGCACCGGATGCGACAACGCGTTCGTGAGTTTCGACGGGTCGGCGACGACGAGGAAGTCGTCGGCGAACGCGTCCACGATTTTCTCCCGCGCGTGCGCCGCCCCGCCGCCCTTCACCAGCGCGTTCCCGCCCTCGAGCACCTCGTCCGCCCCGTCGATGGCGACGTCCACCGCGTCCACCTCGTCGAGTGACGCCAGCGGCACCCCCGCCGCCTTCGCGCGCTCCCGCGACTGGAACGACGTCGCCACCCCGCGGATATCCAGGCCGGCGTCCGCCCGCCGCCCCAGCGCGTCG
This sequence is a window from Halocalculus aciditolerans. Protein-coding genes within it:
- a CDS encoding DUF7563 family protein, translated to MPRCDYCGEHVSREFARVFAGMDGRLLACPNCSANAGIAEVSQRRHTETP
- a CDS encoding DUF1931 family protein → MADLIVKAAVKEALSDKNVASDFYDALDEEVEELLEDAARRAEANGRKTVQPRDL
- the rpiA gene encoding ribose-5-phosphate isomerase RpiA, encoding MEKDTSETAAKRRAGESAAERVEDGMVVGLGTGSTAACAIDALGRRADAGLDIRGVATSFQSRERAKAAGVPLASLDEVDAVDVAIDGADEVLEGGNALVKGGGAAHAREKIVDAFADDFLVVADPSKLTNALSHPVPVEVLPDARTTVSASVEALGGDPVLRAATRKDGPVVTDNGNLVLDCDFGAIDDPAGLATALAGLPGVVEHGLFVGLTDEVHVGDDDGVRVRAL